The Drechmeria coniospora strain ARSEF 6962 chromosome 02, whole genome shotgun sequence genome has a segment encoding these proteins:
- a CDS encoding Regulator of chromosome condensation/beta-lactamase-inhibitor protein II has product MKPHRLPKRECHGDKRQGTAIQSAAKRILPYKFTVRVLALCVCTDECDLVLTRRSVTVPTRLAHATAALITPGAGATLPELSPTPAPANRSRPKKSSILHSTQAPVRPSSLHHFHASIEEEQRGLPVLQASTKRPSTFVLHQTTGSTRRDSQPPHQTARAPRASQITIMPSRSKAPASQASTKKTAAAKSSGKAAKTADGKASAAKPTVNGSGSKKRKADDAASEPDSKLENRQLKKTKTAVAPKKSAPKRTQVAIGKKINNGPTQALDVYVFGEGTSGELGLGSRRVNGKKPIDVKRPRLNDGLSAESVGIVQVACGGMHAAALTRDNKILTWGVNDQGALGRDTTWDGGLRDMGKEDDSDSEDDDDTGINPKESTPTAVSADHFAPGTKFSQVVASDSATFALTEDGRVYGWGTFRSSDGILGFTDKVKVQNTPALLPSLKNIKTLSAGSNHVLALDHNGNVVAWGCGQQNQLGRRIIERNKLSSLIPQGIGLPRGKIAKIACGAYHSFALDKEGKVWGWGLNNFGELGVQGNAGEDDAVVLKPAKITYLEEHNITDIDGGVHHSLACSDKGDLFTWGRVDGYQVGFEFDDLEKEDVVFDERENPRILVKPTKQDEVANVIHVAAGTDNSFAVTREGQVYSWGFSANYQTGQGTIEDIQTPTLIDNTAIRGKKMLTAGAGGQFSILTGLPDGGVKMNGVNGVNGVNGVNGVNGA; this is encoded by the exons ATGAAACCTCACCGCCTACCTAAGCGAGAATGTCATGGTGACAAGCGCCAAGGTACAGCAATCCAGTCGGCGGCTAAGAGAATACTGCCGTACAAATTTACTGTGCGAGTGCTGGCACTGTGCGTTTGTACCGACGAATGTGATCTAGTGTTGACGAGGCGGTCAGTGACGGTCCCCACACGGTTGGCCCATGCAACCGCTGCCCTTATTACGCCTGGTGCAGGTGCAACCTTGCCAGAGCTGTCTCCTACCCCAGCACCTGCGAACCGATCACGACCAAAAAAATCCTCCATCCTGCACTCAACGCAAGCACCGGTGCGACCAAGTTCCTTGCACCATTTCCACGCATCAATCGAGGAAGAACAGCGTGGGCTCCCTGTTTTGCAAGCTTCGACCAAGCGTCCATCAACTTTCGTTTTGCATCAAACGACCGGCTCCACGCGCCGAGATAGCCAGCCGCCTCACCAAACGGCTCGAGCGCCACGAGCATCACAAATCACAATCATGCCTTCGAGATCCAAGGCGCCGGCCTCTCAAGCctcgacgaagaagacggccgccgccaagtcCTCGGGAAAAGCCGCCAAGACGGCCGATGGCAAGGCGAGCGCCGCGAAGCCGACGGTGAACGGGTCCGGGTCGAAGAAgcgcaaggccgacgacgccgcctccgAACCTGATTCGAAGCTCGAGAACCGCCAGTtgaagaagacgaagacggcggtgGCGCCCAAAAAATCTGCACCAAAGAGGACCCAGGTCGCCATTGGCAAGAAAATCAACAACGGCCCGACGCAGGCGCTCGACGTCTACGTCTTCGGAGAGGGTACGTCGGGCGAGcttggcctcggcagcaGGCGCGTCAACGGAAAGAAACCGATCGACGTTAAGCGTCCTCGACTCAACGACGGTCTGTCTGCCGAGTctgtcggcatcgtccaggTCGCCTGCGGAGGCatgcacgccgccgccctcaccCGCGACAACAAAATCCTCACCTGGGGCGTCAATGACCAAGGAGCGCTGGGCCGGGACACCACCTGGGATGGCGGTCTCCGCGACATGGGCAAGGAGGATGATTCCGAttccgaagacgacgacgacaccggCATCAACCCCAAGGAaagcacgccgacggccgtctccGCCGACCATTTCGCGCCCGGCACCAAGTTTTCCCAGGTCGTGGCCAGCGACAGCGCGACCTTTGCCCTGACCGAAGACGGACGAGTCTACGGCTGGGGCACCTTCCGGTCGAGCGACGGCATTCTCGGCTTCACCGACAAGGTCAAGGTCCAGAACACGCCGGCGCTTCTGCCGTCGTTGAAAAACATCAAGACCCTCTCGGCCGGATCGAACCACGTCTTGGCCCTCGACCACAACGGAAACGTCGTCGCCTGGGGCTGCGGTCAGCAGAAccaactcggccgccgcatcATCGAGCGCAACAAGCTCTCGTCCCTGATCCCCCAAGGCATCGGTCTGCCCCGCGGAAAGATTGCCAAGATTGCCTGCGGCGCCTACCACAGCTTCGCGCTCGACAAGGAGGGCAAGGTCTGGGGCTGGGGTTTGAACAACTTTGGCGAGCTCGGGGTGCAGGGCAACgcgggcgaggatgacgccgTCGTTCTCAAGCCGGCCAAGATCACCTACCTGGAGGAGCACAACATCACCGAtatcgacggcggcgttcATCACTCCCTCGCATGCTCCGACAAGGGGGATCTCTTCACCTGGGGGCGCGTCGACGGATACCAGGTCGGCTTTGAGTTTGACGAcctcgagaaggaggacgTCGTCTTTGACGAGAGGGAGAATCCCCGCATTCTCGTGAAGCCGACGAAGCAAGACGAAG TGGCCAACGTCAtccacgtcgccgccggcaccgacaaCAGCTTCGCCGTCACCCGCGAAGGCCAGGTCTACTCCTGGGGCTTCTCGGCCAACTACCAGACCGGCCAGGGCACGATCGAGGACATTCAGACGCCTACCCTCATTGACAACACGGCCATCCGCGGCAAGAAGATGCTCACCGCAGGCGCCGGCGGACAGTTTTCCATCCTCACCGGGTTGCCCGATGGCGGAGTCAAGATGAACGGCGTGAACGGTGTGAACGGTGTGAACGGCGTCAACGGCGTCAACGGCGCCTGA
- a CDS encoding topoisomerase family protein TRF4 → MSRHDPPPWRGDERDRGGGDNYRPRPRRDREPSPRADSWRRSDRSLHQKRGYDSYRSSAPGSYRAGDSHEPYRFTPVAGPPSGRPGPRRDHRGPPRKPGRPYWRPPHPSERALVSADMLLLPAERVHDPLAADKFRRLDDLSDSDEVAMEISSQESQSDAEGRARKRARTDREEQAEGDASAAPRWSNPDPYTALPCPDESTRKKRDMVKLIRKARVEDVASSKAAAAPPKAEDYIAIDLSSEGEGDDERRPSTEPASRLATASQSERHRPAAGNGYESAPVRDGPLGSRKRTAHDEIKPPDYGQLKRASMKPSKGLLVPSWAPKEGEEPCPWATVDHTEDLHMTIRCVVSPLSPFPATLAALCLSVGPSVHPSALPLVLAPAWLTSPANGNRLHKEIVDFYEYVRPREFEQRIRAELVDNIRRAMQRDGRTFTSFEILPFGSYMSELYLPTSDMDLVVCSAAYLRNNWHKTSNIKSLLYKFRNVITTQGIANRESIEVIAHARIPLVKFVDKRTGLKVDVSFENIGGVHAVDTFLAWKKDYPAMPILVTVIKHFLLMRGLNEPVNGGIGGFSVICLVVSMLQMRPDVQSRSMKAEHHLGELLLHFFDLYGRYFNYESNAISLARPVGYVRKSAVRSFTYKNRDRLSIIDPNDAGNDISGGSSNTPSIVARFHDAFLTLSERMRYLAKHPGQDVGSILEVILKGDYSSFRLQRAYLKHVHEESIGPCSD, encoded by the exons ATGTCGCGTCACGACCCGCCACCCtggcgcggcgacgagagagaccggggcggcggcgacaactACCGGCCGCGTCCTCGCAGAGATCGAGAGCCTTCGCCGCGGGCCGACTCGTGGCGACGCTCGGATCGAAGCCTGCACCAGAAGCGAGGCTACGATTCGTACCGGTCGTCGGCCCCCGGCTCGTACCGCGCCGGCGACTCGCACGAACCCTACCG CTTCACGCCCGTCGCCGGACCGCCCTCTGGCAGGCCCGGCCCGCGCAGGGATCACCGTGGGCCGCCGCGCAAGCCTGGCCGCCCGTACTGGAGGCCGCCGCACCCGTCGGAGCGCGccctcgtctcggccgacatGCTGCTCCTCCCCGCCGAGCGCGTCCACGATccgctggcggccgacaagtttcgccgcctcgacgacctgtccgacagcgacgaggtGGCCATGGAGATTTCCTCGCAGGAGTCGCAGTCCGACGCCGAAGGTCGAGCGCGGAAGCGTGCACGCACGGACCgggaggagcaggccgaaGGGGACGCGAGCGCCGCGCCCAGGTGGTCCAACCCAGACCCCTACACGGCACTTCCCTGCCCCGACGAGTCGACGCGCAAGAAGCGCGACATGGTCAAGCTCATCCGCAAGGCGCGCGTCGAAGACGTCGCCTCgagcaaggccgccgccgcgccgcccaaggccgaggactacatcgccatcgacctgTCGAGCGAaggggagggcgacgacgaacgaCGCCCCTCGACGGAGCCCGCCTCTCGTCTGGCCACCGCCTCGCAGTCGGAGCGTCAtcggccggccgccggcaacgGCTACGAATCGGCGCCGGTGCGCGACGGTCCGCTCGGTTCACGCAAGCGCACGGCACATGACGAGATTAAGCCTCCCGACTACGGCCAGCTGAAGCGTGCCAGCATGAAGCCGTCCAAGGGTTTGCTCGTGCCGAGCTGGGCTCCCAAGGAAGGCGAGGAGCCTTGCCCGTGGGCGACGGTGGATCATACGGAAGACCTTCACATGACCATTCGGTGCGTCGtctcccccctctcccccttcCCGGCCACGCTCGCCGCCCTTTGCCTGTCCGTCGgcccatccgtccatccgtcgGCCCTGCCGCTTGTCCTTGCGCCAGCCTGGCTAACGTCTCCCGCCAACGGCAACAGGCTGCACAAGGAGATTGTCGACTTTTACGAGTACGTGCGGCCGAGAGAGTTTGAGCAACGCATCCgtgccgagctcgtcgacaacaTCCGGAGAGCGATGCAGCGCGACGGACGCACCTTTACCTCGTTCGAGATCCTTCCCTTTGGCTCCTACATGTCGGAGCTCTACCTCCCCACCTCGGACATGGATCTCGTCgtctgctcggcggcgtacCTGAGGAACAACTGGCACAAGACGAGCAACATCAAGAGCCTGCTGTACAAGTTTCGCAACGTCATCACGACGCAGGGCATCGCGAACCGCGAATCGATCGAGGTCATCGCCCACGCCCGCATCCCCCTGGTCAAGTTTGTCGACAAGCGCACCGGCTTGAAGGTCGACGTCTCCTTCGAGAACATTGGCGGCGtccacgccgtcgacacctTCCTCGCCTGGAAGAAGGACTATCCGGCCATGcccatcctcgtcaccgtcatcaaGCACTTTCTCCTCATGCGCGGCCTCAACGAGCCCGtcaacggcggcatcggcggcttctCCGTCATCTGCCTCGTCGTCAGCATGCTGCAGATGCGGCCCGACGTGCAGAGCCGCAGCATGAAGGCCGAGCaccacctcggcgagctcctcctGCACTTTTTCGATCTCTACGGTCGTTACTTCAACTACGAATCCAACGCCATCTCGCTCGCACGACCCGTCGGCTACGTCCGCAAG AGCGCCGTGAGGTCCTTTACCTACAAGAACCGCGACCGCTTGTCCATCATCGACCCAAACGACGCCGGAAACGACATCTCGGGTGGCTCCTCGAACACGCCGAGCATCGTGGCCCGCTTTCACGACGCATTCCTCACCCTGTCGGAGAGAATGAGGTACCTGGCCAAGCACCCCGGTCAGGACGTCGGCAGCATCCTCGAGGTCATCCTGAAGGGTGACTACTCGTCCTTTCGCCTGCAGCGAGCCTACCTCAAGCACGTGCACGAGGAGTCCATCGGACCTTGCTCGGACTGA
- a CDS encoding integral membrane protein, translating to MSGDPLTGQEPDRGPLVLLVIWILTPLALLTAVLRIVTRARKRRCGWDDIFMMLAMLCFLGWSTTLTLYAKRGGLMHIQDVAKTGPDNIATVLLLNWLSQPFGIIGVAAGKISVSALLLSIIRMTDLKWHRRFLWSIPIILTAVIGIACSVLTFAQCSPAAALWDKRYVILHFVFALILRPKYVSNAGQQSLTPLAFYLAFNTIVDASLAVVPATIFWNLNSTTTEKAQLSIVFGFNILTSVCSGIKTQYLIELANRQDQTWATYDIFVWVTGELFLMIVCGSIPTLHPVFGWVRSTASSVKSRVTSSSPRRDRTEQTTDVEMGRMAHMSGNGTTKTTIGRSRILGDGSEDHLVEEKTLPAHGVRVDVAYDVRTDKVSRFDYS from the exons ATGTCTGGCGATCCGCTGACGGGGCAAGAACCGGATCGGGGCCCCTTGGTCCTCTTGGTCATCTGGATATTGACGCCACTGGCACTCCTCACGGCTGTTTTACGAATCGTCACTCGCGCACGCAAGCGCAGATGTGGCTGGGATGACATCTTCATGATGCTAGCCATG CTCTGCTTCCTCGGCTGGAGCACCACCTTGACCCTATACGCAAAGCGTGGTGGTCTCATGCATATCCAAGACGTCGCAAAGACGGGCCCGGACAACATTGCGACGGTTCTTCTTCTCAACTGGTTGAGCCAGCCGTTTGGCATCATCGGTGTTGCCGCCGGCAAAATCTCCGTCTCCGCCCTTCTGCTCAGCATCATCAGGATGACCGATCTGAAGTGGCATCGGCGATTTCTGTGGTCCATTCCCATCATATTGACTGCCGTCATCGGAATTGCATGCTCCGTCCTGACCTTTGCCCAATGTTCACCAGCCGCAGCGTTGTGGGATAAGAGA TATGTTATTCTCCATTTCGTTTTCGCCCTCATTCTTCGTCCAAAGTACGTCTCGAATGCCGGACAGCAGTCACTGACACCTCTCGCTTTCTATCTAGCCTTCAACACCATCGTTGACGCATCCCTTGCCGTCGTGCCcgccaccatcttctggaaTCTGAACAGCACAACGACGGAAAAGGCCCAGCTGAGCATTGTGTTTGGCTTCAATATTCTGACATCCGTCTGCTCCGGCATAAAGACGCAATACCTCATCGAGCTCGCCAACCGCCAGGACCAGACGTGGGCTACCTACGACATATTTGTTTGGGTGACCGGCGAGCTCTTTCTCATGATCGTCTGCGGCTCTATCCCAACCCTGCACCCAGTCTTCGGCTGGGTccgctcgacggccagcagcgtCAAGAGCAGGGTCACCTCCAGCTCGCCCCGGAGAGATCGGACCGAGCAGACGACCGACGTGGAGATGGGACGCATGGCGCACATGAGTGGCAACGGCACGACCAAGACGACAATTGGCCGCAGCCGTATCCTGGGCGATGGGAGTGAGGATCATCTTGTCGAGGAGAAGACGTTGCCTGCGCACGGGGTGAGGGTTGATGTCGCCTACGACGTTCGCACCGACAAGGTATCGCGGTTCGATTACTCGTAA
- a CDS encoding sterigmatocystin 8-O-methyltransferase precursor: protein MPITLALLEQQMRPVGRCGEERREDTERRLRVGYRVFATNILITLPLCWPPPACSVEAYASTVQVVTEKSPSYILYQRAAGSLSVYLMSSMADALQRCLANVRLALGYTAKSQETAEGFVHRTDGVPVEVRKQKQCSSFPKPQVGLPPVTTRSGSSENEVMMPPSDGKLRPAPDLSVLVAQLELVLGNPEAAAADDAQRLRVRQLARSASTALEQPFETLQRIVHSPLPLITTRIAQEHKIHSTLVAANEPVSFQALKKASGLEEDLLGSILDYLSTQDMVQKTERGKYAATRLSRLMTAPLFQDAVIHFHDSCLPGFAALNTVLCYQDKALNAFQTGQHSRQDYYTWLESHPVQRDAFHRFMEAQFTSLPTWLTVVDFAFEMGKGLTDDDVAFVDVGGGNGQQCSELKQKLPQLRGRVVLQDRPDVLVKATPFDGVEKMSYDYLTEQPVKGARVYYFRQILHNNDDETCIRILASQLPAMAPDSVIVIDDKTLPDDNPPQGTPGIEYVAGLSIAMKVMFNSRERRESHWRELLGRAGLVVKDIRRFTRFEDSVIIAAKL, encoded by the exons ATGCCCATAACGCTGGCCCTCCTCGAGCAACAGATGCGGCCCGTTGGCCGATGTGGTGAGGAAAGACGGGAGGATACGGAGAGACGTCTTCGGGTTGGTTACCGAGTGTTTGCTACCAACATATTAATCACACTGCCCCTCTGTTGGCCTCCCCCTGCATGCAGTGTCGAAGCATATGCGAGCACGGTGCAAGTTGTCACAGAAAAGTCCCCGTCGTATATTCTCTACCAACGAGCCGCCGGTTCTCTCTCCGTATACCTCATGTCATCTATGGCTGATGCCCTGCAAAGGTGTCTGGCCAATGTGCGTTTGGCGTTGGGATATACGGCAAAATCCCAAGAAACCGCCGAGGGTTTTGTTCATCGCACCGACGGTGTGCCGGTGGAAGTGAGGAAGCAAAAGCAATGCTCCAGTTTTCCGAAACCCCAGGTAGGATTGCCACCAGTGACGACGAGGAGTGGCTCGAGTGAGAACGAGGTCATGATGCCGCCATCCGACGGGAAGCTCAGGCCCGCCCCTGACCTGAGCGTCCTCGTAGCACAGCTTGAGCTTGTCCTCGGGAATCCAGAGGCAGCCGCGGCAGATGATGCTCAGAGACTTCGGGTTAGGCAACTTGCGAGATCTGCTTCCACTGCGCTCGAGCAGCCCTTTGAGACCCTGCAAAGGATCGTTCATTCT CCGCTACCCCTGATCACCACAAGGATCGCGCAGGAGCACAAGATACACTCGACCCTCGTCGCTGCCAACGAGCCCGTCAGCTTTCAAGCGCTCAAGAAAGCAAGTGGCCTGGAAGAAGATCTTCTCGGATCCATTTTGGACTACCTGAGTACCCAAGATATGGTACAAAAAACCGAGCGTGGTAAATATGCCGCTACCAGGCTTTCACGCCTGATGACAGCGCCCCTATTCCAAGATGCTGTCATCCACTT CCACGACAGTTGCCTCCCCGGTTTTGCGGCACTCAACACAGTCTTGTGCTACCAGGATAAAGCATTGAATGCATTCCAGACCGGACAGCACTCCCGGCAGGACTATTACACGTGGCTGGAGTCACATCCCGTGCAGCGGGATGCCTTTCATCGTTTCATGGAGGCCCAGTTTACCAGCTTGCCGACTTGGCTGACTGTTGTCGATTTTGCCTTTGAGATGGGCAAGGGCCTGACGGATGATGATGTGGCCtttgtcgacgtcggtggTGGGAATGGTCAACAGTGTAGCGAGCTGAAGCAGAAGCTGCCTCAGCTCAGGGGTCGCGTCGTCCTCCAGGACCGACCTGATGTACTCGTCAAGGCCACTCCCTTTGATGGCGTGGAGAAGATGAGTTACGACTACCTCACGGAACAACCCGTAAAAG GTGCTCGGGTCTACTACTTCCGCCAGATACTGCACAACAACGATGACGAGACCTGTATCCGTATTCTAGCGTCGCAGCTACCGGCCATGGCACCAGACAGCGTCATCGTCATTGACGATAAGACTTTGCCTGATGACAATCCGCCGCAGGGAACTCCGGGGATCGAGTATGTTGCTGGCTTGAGCATTGCCATGAAAGTCATGTTCAATTCCCGGGAGCGGCGCGAATCGCACTGGCGCGaactcctcggccgagcggGCTTGGTGGTCAAGGATATACGAAGGTTTACGCGGTTCGAGGACTCGGTGATTATCGCTGCCAAACTCTGA
- a CDS encoding Golgi membrane protein: MHHFAMAHHRWPRHASKQRLLVVIFLLPRQQGTKWCTATASHICTATGPVGQAVQRPTGDEAARFTASWLDEFQPQLIPRHHPRRATMSNFYGAQQNNLYPGGAAAGGSAQNLQFYPTSYSPAASGAAAGQQGAYGYGGSAQGGSFASGAQAGGFTSSGFGAGAAGVSGRMGEQGGLRTGWLAAFSTEGYDGEPPLLEELGTLAVLNPFKPIDQHIMDDADLAGPLLFCVSIGTFLLFSGKVHFGYIYGLALLGSTSLHMILSLMSPTDQQSNAPQAFHAQYSDHSSAQPQDQHVRGGHFSQTLTFPRSASVLGYCLLPLVATSLFGIAMPMDTPLGIVLTSAAIVWCTYSASGMFCAVGRMKGMRALVAYPLALFYVGFGIMGVFSSRGSGSLAKAATKLNG, from the exons ATGCACCATTTTGCCATGGCCCATCATCGTTGGCCAAGACATGCGAGCAAACAGcggctgctcgtcgtcattTTCCTGCTGCCTCGCCAACAAGGCACCAAATGGTGCACCGCCACGGCAAGCCACATTTGCACTGCCACAGGACCCGTCGGACAAGCTGTCCAAAGGCCCActggcgacgaggcggcgaggttcACAGCTTCATGGTTGGACGAGTTTCAACCTCAACTCATCCCTCGCCATCATCCCCGACGCGCCACCATGTCCAACTTCTACGGCGCCCAACAGAACAACCTGTACCcgggcggcgccgccgccggtggctcTGCTCAGAATCTCCAGTTCTACCCTACCTCCTactcgcccgccgcctcgggcgccgccgccggccagcagGGAGCCTATGGCTATGGCGGATCCGCCCAAGGGGGCAGCTTCGCTTCCGGGGCCCAGGCCGGCGGCTTCACGTCTTcgggcttcggcgccggtgccgccggcgtgtCGGGTCGCATGGGCGAGCAGGGTGGTCTGCGGACGGGCTGGCTGGCGGCCTTTTCCACCGAGGGCTacgacggcgagccgccgctgctcgaggagctcggc acGCTCGCCGTCCTGAACCCCTTCAAACCCATCGACCAGCACatcatggacgacgccgacctcgccggcccgCTGCTGTTCTGCGTTTCCATCGGCACCTTCCTGCTGTTCTCGGGCAAGGTCCACTTTGGATACATctacggcctcgccctcctcggctcTACGTCGCTGCACATGATCCTCTCCCTCATGTCCCCCACCGACCAGCAATCCAACGCCCCCCAGGCCTTCCACGCGCAGTACAGCGATCATTCATCGGCCCAGCCGCAAGACCAGCATGTGCGCGGTGGTCACTTCTCCCAAACCCTCACCTTTCCCCGTTCGGCCTCGGTCCTCGGCTActgcctgctgccgctcgtggcgacgagcctcttcggcatcgccatgccCATGGACACACCCTTGGGCATCGTCCTCACcagcgccgccatcgtctggTGCACCTACAGCGCCAGCGGCATGTtttgcgccgtcggccgcatgAAGGGCATGCGGGCCCTCGTCGCCTACCCCCTCGCGCTCTTCTACGTCGGCTTCGGTATCATGGGTGTCTTCAGCAGCAGGGGAAGCGGCTCcttggccaaggcggccaccAAGTTGAACGGCTGA